A genomic region of Salvelinus namaycush isolate Seneca chromosome 7, SaNama_1.0, whole genome shotgun sequence contains the following coding sequences:
- the LOC120051416 gene encoding uncharacterized protein LOC120051416 has protein sequence MSKLTLIRLCFWLYLVRTVVSEEDLYHKVGGELVLKPDTSTVPDFITSILWKHGRNKVAEWDKDFGVLDIYAAFKERTTLNQTTGELRISGLMKTDSGVYSVEFNSKQPDKTYKRSVIKAVPKPTITSSCNPDKTSCTLTCEGDTTDAEPVTYSWKVGEGAWEVVGKQLIVSKSDTGKSTNSYKYICKLKNDVRGEGEVSEPIGQVFGSEPSEIDGGVVGGVVVTIVVLVAVITVWLVWKKMKAAEASGSNSPKYESKPEAKGSDVVQPEQEITVPLTVNHKTGEEDADKPGKGQENGAGGLPGGVTENKKNGACV, from the exons ATGTCTAAACTAACGCTTATCAGATTGTGCTTCTGGCTTTATCTGGTGCGAACGGTGGTCTCCGAAG AGGATCTTTATCATAAAGTGGGAGGTGAGCTGGTGTTGAAACCAGACACGTCCACAGTGCCTGACTTCATCACAAGCATCCTATGGAAGCATGGGAGGAACAAGGTGGCAGAGTGGGACAAGGATTTTGGTGTTCTGGACATCTATGCTGCCTTCAAAGAGCGTACAACCCTGAACCAGACTACTGGAGAGCTGAGAATCAGTGGATTGATGAAAACAGACAGTGGAGTTTATTCTGTGGAGTTCAACAGCAAACAGCCTGACAAGACATATAAACGATCTGTTATCA AGGCAGTCCCCAAACCCACAATCACTTCTTCCTGTAACCCAGACAAAACCTCCTGCACTCTGACCTGTGAGGGCGACACCACTGATGCTGAACCAGTCACCTACAGCTGGAAAGTGGGGGAGGGGGCGTGGGAGGTTGTAGGAAAACAGCTGATTGTCTCTAAGAGCGACACTGGCAAATCAACCAACAGTTACAAGTACATCTGCAAGCTGAAGAATGATGTTCGTGGGGAAGGGGAAGTCAGTGAGCCAATTGGACAGGTGTTTGGCTCAG AGCCTTCCGAAATTGATGGTGgcgttgttggtggtgttgtcgTTACTATTGTAGTGCTTGTTGCCGTCATAACAG TTTGGTTGGTGTGGAAGAAAATGAAAG CAGCTGAAGCCAGTGGATCCAACAGTCCTAAATATGAGTCAAAGCCTGAGG ctAAAGGCAGTGATGTAGTCCAGCCAGAACAAG AGATTACGGTTCCGCTAACGGTCAACCACAAAACAGGGGAAGAGGACGCAGACAAACCTGGAAAGGGGCAGGAGAATGGAG CTGGTGGTCTTCCTGGTGGGGTAACTGAGAACAAGAAAAATGGGGCatgtgtgtaa